Proteins found in one Brachyspira murdochii DSM 12563 genomic segment:
- a CDS encoding FecR domain-containing protein: MNKKIISILLMLSIALTLQSAYKTNQYMKVVDVKGKVKISSQKAIVKPARNGDLLFTKDNISTENNSSLTSYLESNNIFKVKENSSLNIDESYDRTGNTKLTLDNGDFLIAASSNAKADSIIVLTSNASIKVSGAAAISYTNGNTKAQFLYGEGEVNGTKVEPFTEVNIDNSNKLSTKNIELNEEFTNNMIEVTSMPYVETIIPEVSNMADVKNYYEKYNNQTTGEINTASIDYVGNTNENRTTFIITNETK; this comes from the coding sequence ATGAATAAGAAAATTATTTCTATATTATTAATGCTTTCTATAGCTTTAACACTGCAGTCAGCATATAAAACAAATCAGTATATGAAAGTAGTTGATGTTAAAGGAAAAGTAAAAATATCTTCTCAAAAGGCTATAGTAAAACCTGCAAGAAATGGAGATTTATTATTCACCAAAGATAATATATCCACAGAAAATAATTCTTCTCTAACTTCATATTTAGAAAGTAATAATATATTCAAAGTTAAAGAAAACTCCTCACTAAATATAGATGAATCCTATGATAGAACAGGAAATACAAAATTAACTTTAGATAATGGAGATTTTTTAATTGCCGCTTCATCAAATGCTAAAGCAGACTCTATCATCGTATTAACTTCTAATGCAAGTATCAAAGTATCAGGAGCCGCTGCAATATCATATACCAATGGAAACACAAAAGCTCAATTCTTATATGGAGAAGGCGAAGTTAATGGAACTAAAGTTGAACCGTTTACAGAAGTTAATATTGACAATTCTAATAAACTATCAACAAAAAATATAGAACTCAATGAAGAGTTTACAAATAATATGATTGAAGTAACTTCTATGCCTTATGTAGAAACAATAATACCTGAAGTATCAAATATGGCTGATGTAAAAAATTATTATGAAAAATATAATAATCAAACCACAGGCGAAATTAATACTGCATCTATAGATTATGTTGGAAATACTAACGAAAACAGAACTACTTTTATTATCACCAATGAGACAAAATAA
- a CDS encoding glycoside hydrolase family 13 yields the protein MKKISALISAIIIFSIVFISCKDKDYESIEQYEARMNSLEFLKYYNIQDVMAPRIVTDGVLFTFAENYDSVEVSGDFNNWEDSIPLIKSSYGVYYYLWQTPLKAGKYSYRYRVNGVWINDPVNPYTEYDNNNQSVSYFVLTNDIGFYEKNPIYNSDGTVTFFYSNNTAKEVMFTSDKLGFDSLRYPMTYSNNLWVITLRPESGNYYYNFVVDRIWEVDPLNMNVYKGSDGRLHSYILINYNQTNAIKY from the coding sequence ATGAAAAAAATATCTGCATTAATATCAGCAATTATAATTTTTTCTATAGTTTTTATTTCTTGTAAAGATAAAGATTATGAAAGTATAGAACAATACGAAGCTAGAATGAACAGCCTTGAGTTTTTAAAATATTATAATATACAAGATGTTATGGCACCTCGTATAGTAACTGACGGCGTATTATTTACTTTTGCTGAAAATTATGATTCTGTAGAAGTATCGGGTGATTTTAATAATTGGGAAGACAGCATACCTCTTATTAAAAGTTCATATGGAGTTTATTATTATCTTTGGCAGACACCATTAAAAGCAGGTAAATATTCATACCGTTACAGAGTTAATGGGGTATGGATTAACGATCCGGTAAATCCATATACAGAATACGACAATAATAATCAGTCTGTAAGTTACTTTGTTTTAACTAATGATATAGGTTTTTATGAAAAAAATCCTATTTATAACTCTGACGGAACAGTTACTTTCTTCTACAGCAACAATACCGCTAAGGAAGTTATGTTTACTTCAGATAAATTAGGTTTTGATAGTTTAAGATATCCTATGACATATTCTAATAATTTATGGGTTATAACTTTAAGACCAGAATCTGGAAATTATTATTATAATTTTGTAGTTGATAGAATATGGGAAGTTGACCCGCTTAATATGAATGTTTATAAAGGAAGTGACGGAAGACTTCATTCATATATTTTGATAAATTATAATCAAACCAATGCTATAAAATATTGA
- the pbpC gene encoding penicillin-binding protein 1C: MEKTIRRTALTIIYSILLSLIILSIIFIPKGYNFYKHCKEYISNPFSKNELNINEDRALKIYDRNSILISTIFPKHGGFFEEVKYKDLSTNLINAVVSAEDKNFFNHNGIDYKAIIRAFLSNLISGKVVSGGSTITQQLAKSIIPRERTYINKFYEALDAIRLEKNLKKEEILTEYLNRVFFGNNCYGVGAASDLYFHKKVNDLNNNESAMLASIIKSGTKFNPYKYEERLKSRTIYVLGEMKNNNFITEEDYNKSINEKLNIYNDKDKYTFKAPHFTMYARESLEQLKYTGVTELRTTLDYNMQKEAVLVISNSSQSLHTFNVRNISCVILNAKTGEVLSMIGSMDYFDAETHGAVNGATALRQAGSTLKPFMYAYIFDKRESPASVIADIKTYINSPGGDYIPENFDHKYRGPVTIRDALANSLNIPAVKWLARYSIRDFQNILLKSGLSSIDKNPDYYGYSLVLGSAEVRLIDLASAYSIFPNSGTFINHYSITSLKKANGEIITLPKKTTRKVISEESAYLITSILSDRNARMGSFRSYKGIVYPFSIAIKTGTSKGSRDAWAVGYTKDYIVGIWLGDFAGSEMINITGGNGAVPILYDIFTMLNKSQKETKWDKPDTIVKREICLISGKLRGEFCKETRVEEFSHINVPKEECDVHNLYIKTNSDGSLTEKVFINLPNEYNGWIREQQIERPTSEWTKINNIYAYNRMKNNNQSNNLESNIDYVSTNRVQMNLNNINTYNSSSEIKNNNQINNIRERLSIKEPTDNSVYKIDSTLPIEYQNIFISSYIPKNIVSADLYCNKEVIANINDLKKDYVKWTLKQGDYTFYIEAKTDDGEIIRSSTVKIYVQ, from the coding sequence ATGGAAAAAACAATAAGAAGAACAGCACTAACTATAATATACTCTATATTATTATCTTTAATAATACTATCAATTATATTTATACCAAAAGGCTACAATTTTTATAAACATTGCAAAGAATATATAAGTAATCCTTTTTCAAAAAATGAATTAAATATTAATGAAGATAGAGCTTTAAAAATATATGACAGAAACTCAATACTAATATCAACTATATTTCCAAAGCATGGCGGATTTTTTGAAGAGGTAAAATATAAAGATTTATCAACAAATTTGATTAATGCCGTAGTGAGTGCAGAGGATAAAAACTTCTTTAATCACAATGGTATAGACTATAAAGCTATAATAAGAGCATTTTTATCAAACTTAATAAGCGGAAAAGTAGTTTCTGGAGGAAGTACAATTACTCAGCAGCTAGCTAAAAGTATAATTCCTCGTGAAAGAACATATATTAATAAATTCTATGAAGCACTTGATGCAATAAGACTAGAAAAAAATCTCAAAAAAGAAGAAATACTCACTGAATATTTAAATAGAGTATTCTTTGGAAATAACTGCTACGGAGTTGGTGCAGCAAGCGATTTGTACTTTCATAAAAAAGTTAATGATTTAAATAATAATGAATCTGCAATGCTTGCTTCTATAATAAAGTCTGGTACAAAGTTTAATCCTTATAAATATGAAGAGAGATTAAAATCAAGAACAATATATGTATTAGGAGAAATGAAAAACAATAATTTCATCACAGAAGAAGATTATAATAAAAGTATTAATGAAAAATTAAATATTTATAATGATAAAGATAAATATACTTTCAAAGCACCTCACTTTACAATGTATGCAAGAGAATCATTAGAACAATTAAAATATACAGGCGTAACAGAATTAAGAACTACATTAGACTACAATATGCAAAAGGAGGCAGTTTTGGTTATAAGCAATTCAAGTCAGTCTCTTCATACCTTTAATGTACGTAATATTTCATGCGTAATACTTAATGCCAAAACAGGAGAAGTGCTTTCAATGATAGGCTCTATGGACTATTTTGATGCAGAAACACATGGAGCAGTAAATGGAGCAACAGCATTAAGACAGGCTGGAAGTACTTTAAAGCCTTTTATGTATGCCTATATATTTGATAAGAGAGAATCACCTGCTTCTGTTATAGCCGATATTAAAACTTATATTAATTCCCCGGGGGGAGATTATATACCAGAAAACTTTGATCATAAATATAGAGGTCCAGTTACCATAAGAGATGCATTAGCTAATTCACTTAATATACCTGCAGTTAAATGGCTCGCAAGATATAGTATAAGAGATTTTCAAAATATACTTTTAAAATCTGGATTAAGTTCTATAGATAAAAATCCAGACTATTACGGATATTCTTTGGTGCTTGGAAGTGCTGAAGTGCGTTTGATAGATTTAGCTTCGGCATACAGTATATTTCCAAACTCTGGTACATTTATAAATCATTACTCAATCACTTCATTAAAAAAAGCAAACGGAGAAATTATAACTCTCCCTAAAAAAACAACTAGAAAAGTTATATCAGAAGAGAGTGCATATTTAATAACAAGCATACTCTCTGACAGAAATGCAAGAATGGGTTCTTTTAGAAGTTATAAGGGAATAGTATATCCATTTTCTATAGCAATAAAAACAGGCACATCAAAAGGATCAAGAGATGCATGGGCTGTAGGTTATACTAAAGATTATATAGTAGGTATTTGGCTTGGAGACTTTGCAGGAAGTGAGATGATTAATATAACTGGAGGAAATGGTGCTGTGCCTATACTTTATGATATATTTACTATGCTTAATAAAAGTCAGAAAGAAACTAAATGGGACAAACCAGATACTATAGTAAAAAGAGAAATATGTCTTATAAGCGGAAAACTTAGAGGAGAGTTCTGCAAAGAAACAAGAGTTGAAGAGTTCTCTCATATAAATGTTCCAAAAGAAGAATGCGATGTTCACAACTTATATATAAAAACAAATTCTGACGGATCTCTTACAGAAAAAGTTTTTATTAATCTTCCTAATGAATATAATGGCTGGATAAGAGAGCAGCAAATAGAACGCCCTACTTCAGAATGGACAAAAATTAATAATATATATGCATATAATAGAATGAAAAATAATAATCAAAGCAATAATTTAGAAAGTAATATTGATTATGTTTCAACTAACAGAGTTCAAATGAATCTAAATAATATAAATACTTATAATTCTTCATCTGAAATAAAAAATAATAACCAAATAAATAATATAAGAGAAAGGCTTTCAATAAAAGAACCTACTGATAACTCTGTATACAAAATAGACTCCACTCTGCCTATAGAATATCAAAATATTTTTATATCATCATACATACCAAAAAATATAGTGTCAGCCGATTTATACTGTAACAAAGAAGTAATTGCGAATATTAATGACTTAAAAAAAGATTATGTAAAATGGACATTAAAACAAGGTGATTATACTTTTTATATAGAAGCAAAAACTGATGATGGAGAAATTATAAGAAGCTCTACTGTAAAAATATACGTACAGTAA
- the fliE gene encoding flagellar hook-basal body complex protein FliE: MNVGNVGDNYGFILKTTDPRHYGPAQQLRRSSSNDLISNFGTMLSDAIEAVNQKQVDRDNIIVQAGIRPDQVDVSDVMNAIAEAELSLSFTKAVVDRAVRAYQEVTTYR, translated from the coding sequence ATGAATGTTGGAAATGTTGGCGATAATTACGGATTTATATTAAAAACTACTGATCCTAGACATTACGGACCTGCTCAGCAGTTAAGAAGAAGTTCTAGTAATGATTTGATAAGCAATTTTGGTACTATGCTAAGCGATGCTATTGAAGCTGTTAATCAGAAACAAGTTGACAGAGATAATATTATAGTGCAGGCAGGCATTAGACCAGATCAGGTTGATGTATCCGATGTGATGAATGCTATTGCTGAGGCTGAATTATCACTTAGTTTTACAAAAGCAGTTGTAGACAGAGCAGTAAGAGCATATCAGGAAGTTACAACTTACAGATAA
- a CDS encoding AAA family ATPase, with amino-acid sequence MLVKFSVENYKSIYDKIELDFRINPENYDNKESIDNNPFVLKINDDYISKLCLFYGHNGSGKTNIFEAILDICLSNVDNDFLDDIYKPNIIYGENEESKFEIEFYSNVLNENKNEYSLFNYKLNVKNKEIDDKYKKSIQITKEILTENGNVVFERINNDLIKNTIASDKKSRIRSDETFILFLMNIYTAKKEKEFDTIMKYRKLMISILSTNLGINYLETPNFTNTLFNEIYNDLDEVNLLEFYISLIKIADLGIDDISFELDEEYEKIEHLTKDMKKNYEENKSKLRENKDFLEKEKYIDNIISLIENLEALNNKNDNAIKKRKKVISYRNGKKAPFDEIESDGTKIYAFHMYNIVKSLKNGSLSLHDEFYGVQPDLIKTAFLLFKKNRYKEIEQTSQLFMTTHDIMLMDFKYLILEQVKFVVKENNKTYVYSASDIKGLKKENLIENYKNNKLGAKYFPRAYDLPIKMYLNNNSEL; translated from the coding sequence ATGTTAGTTAAATTTTCAGTAGAAAATTATAAATCTATTTATGATAAAATAGAATTAGATTTTAGAATAAATCCAGAAAATTATGATAATAAAGAAAGTATTGATAATAATCCTTTTGTGTTAAAAATAAATGATGATTATATTTCAAAATTATGCTTATTTTATGGGCATAATGGTTCAGGTAAAACCAATATATTTGAGGCTATATTAGATATATGCTTATCTAATGTTGATAATGATTTTTTAGATGATATATATAAACCTAATATTATTTATGGTGAAAATGAAGAATCTAAATTTGAAATAGAATTTTATTCTAATGTTTTGAATGAAAATAAAAATGAGTATTCATTATTTAATTATAAATTAAATGTAAAAAATAAAGAAATAGATGATAAATATAAGAAAAGCATACAAATTACAAAAGAAATTCTTACAGAAAATGGTAATGTAGTTTTTGAAAGAATTAATAATGATTTGATAAAAAATACAATAGCAAGTGATAAAAAAAGTAGAATACGTTCTGATGAAACATTTATATTGTTTTTAATGAATATATATACAGCAAAAAAAGAAAAAGAATTTGATACTATAATGAAATATCGAAAACTTATGATTTCTATATTATCTACTAATTTAGGAATAAATTATTTAGAAACTCCTAATTTTACTAATACTCTTTTTAATGAAATATATAATGATTTAGATGAAGTTAATTTATTGGAATTTTATATAAGTTTAATAAAAATAGCTGATTTGGGTATAGATGATATTTCCTTTGAATTAGATGAAGAATATGAAAAAATTGAACATCTTACAAAAGATATGAAAAAAAATTATGAGGAAAATAAAAGTAAATTAAGAGAAAATAAAGATTTTTTAGAGAAAGAAAAATATATTGATAACATAATTTCTTTGATTGAAAATTTAGAGGCATTGAATAATAAGAATGATAATGCTATAAAAAAACGTAAAAAAGTCATTTCATACAGAAATGGTAAAAAAGCTCCATTTGATGAGATAGAATCTGACGGAACTAAAATATATGCTTTTCATATGTATAACATCGTAAAGTCTTTAAAAAACGGTTCTCTATCGTTACATGATGAATTTTACGGAGTTCAGCCTGATTTGATAAAAACTGCATTTTTGCTATTTAAAAAAAATAGATATAAAGAGATTGAACAAACTTCTCAGTTATTTATGACAACACATGATATAATGCTCATGGATTTTAAATATTTGATTTTGGAGCAAGTTAAATTTGTTGTAAAAGAAAATAACAAAACTTATGTTTATTCTGCTTCTGATATAAAAGGATTAAAAAAAGAAAATTTAATTGAAAATTATAAAAATAATAAATTAGGTGCAAAATATTTTCCTAGAGCTTATGATTTACCTATAAAAATGTATCTTAATAATAATAGTGAGTTATAA
- the fliS gene encoding flagellar export chaperone FliS: MASNNGYEKYKKVDVSTASQNRLIIMLYDGAIKFLETACAAMDKKHGTEEAHNNILKAQEIIYELLSSLNYEAGDIANRLASIYTYMNQKLTEGNISKTKPPLLEVIRYLKELKMAWEGVEEQIAKGNTENKSSSTKKDEGESKLNITG, from the coding sequence TTGGCTAGTAATAACGGTTACGAAAAATATAAAAAGGTTGATGTAAGCACAGCTTCTCAAAACAGATTAATTATTATGCTTTATGACGGTGCTATAAAGTTTTTAGAAACAGCTTGTGCAGCTATGGATAAAAAACATGGCACTGAAGAAGCCCATAATAATATATTAAAAGCTCAGGAAATTATTTATGAACTTTTGTCTTCTCTAAATTATGAAGCAGGCGATATAGCTAACAGACTTGCTTCTATATATACTTATATGAATCAAAAACTCACAGAAGGCAATATATCTAAAACTAAACCTCCTCTGCTTGAAGTAATAAGATATCTTAAAGAACTAAAAATGGCTTGGGAAGGTGTTGAAGAACAGATTGCTAAAGGAAACACTGAGAATAAATCTTCCAGCACCAAAAAAGATGAAGGCGAAAGTAAATTAAATATAACAGGTTGA
- a CDS encoding aldo/keto reductase, producing MINLKLNNSIEMPILGLGVYKITDKKELENAVRFAIEAGYRKFDTAQFYNNEKELGEAIRKTGIKREEVFITTKIWNTKQGYNSTRKSFEESLEKLNMDYVDLLLIHWPGQNKDRYLDTYRALENICQSKKAKSIGLSNFEIKHLKDIFAHCNIAPTVNQIERHPNLPRNELVDFCKKHNMAVEAWSPLGRGKLLDNEVIIDIAKKYNKTPAQIILRWNIESGISVIPKSVNKNRIEENIDVFDFNLDKNDMERINSLENGDRIGADPLVFDF from the coding sequence ATGATTAATCTAAAATTAAATAACTCTATAGAAATGCCTATATTAGGGCTTGGAGTATATAAAATAACTGATAAAAAAGAATTAGAAAATGCTGTAAGATTTGCAATAGAAGCAGGATACAGAAAATTTGATACTGCACAATTTTATAATAATGAAAAGGAACTCGGAGAGGCTATAAGAAAGACTGGAATAAAAAGAGAAGAAGTATTTATAACTACAAAAATATGGAACACCAAACAAGGGTATAATTCTACAAGGAAATCATTTGAAGAGAGTTTGGAAAAACTTAATATGGACTATGTAGATTTACTTCTTATTCATTGGCCTGGTCAGAATAAAGATAGATATTTGGATACTTACAGGGCTTTAGAAAATATATGTCAAAGTAAGAAGGCTAAATCAATAGGGTTGAGCAATTTTGAAATAAAGCATTTAAAAGATATATTTGCTCATTGCAATATAGCTCCTACTGTTAATCAAATAGAAAGACATCCAAATTTGCCTAGAAATGAATTAGTTGATTTCTGTAAAAAACATAATATGGCTGTAGAGGCTTGGTCGCCTTTAGGAAGAGGAAAGCTGCTTGATAATGAAGTTATTATTGATATAGCAAAAAAATATAATAAAACACCTGCTCAAATAATATTAAGATGGAATATAGAAAGCGGTATTTCTGTTATACCTAAATCTGTAAATAAAAACAGAATAGAAGAAAATATTGATGTATTTGATTTTAATTTAGATAAAAACGATATGGAAAGGATTAATTCTTTAGAAAATGGGGATAGAATAGGGGCTGATCCTTTAGTTTTTGATTTTTGA
- a CDS encoding TetR/AcrR family transcriptional regulator, whose translation MTPREQIVNAGKRLFKKYGFKKASMSDIALMVHKSKSSIYHYFKSKEEIFFAIAENEANDLKKELYEAIKKEDTAEAKLRAYILTRQKGYIKLANLYEALHSEIFEDFTLIEHMRAQYHKEEYNTIKMILRSGVKKGLFNIDLRLATEAVLAIIKGFEIEWVKNKSSEDYEKDLDIIINIIFYGIVKR comes from the coding sequence ATGACGCCTCGTGAACAAATAGTAAATGCAGGAAAAAGACTATTCAAAAAGTACGGATTTAAAAAAGCTTCTATGAGCGATATAGCTCTAATGGTACATAAATCTAAAAGCAGTATTTATCATTATTTTAAAAGTAAAGAGGAAATATTTTTTGCCATAGCTGAAAATGAAGCTAATGACTTAAAAAAAGAATTGTATGAGGCTATAAAAAAAGAGGATACAGCAGAAGCAAAATTAAGAGCATATATTCTCACAAGACAGAAAGGTTATATAAAATTAGCAAATCTTTATGAAGCATTGCATAGTGAAATATTTGAAGACTTTACTCTTATAGAACATATGAGAGCACAATATCATAAAGAAGAGTACAACACTATAAAAATGATATTAAGAAGCGGAGTAAAAAAAGGGTTATTTAATATAGATTTAAGACTTGCTACTGAGGCTGTTTTGGCTATTATAAAAGGCTTTGAAATTGAATGGGTAAAAAATAAAAGTTCAGAAGACTATGAAAAGGATTTGGATATCATTATAAATATCATATTCTACGGAATTGTCAAAAGATAA
- the flgC gene encoding flagellar basal body rod protein FlgC, whose product MGIFSIINTSGSGLTAQRTRLDVIADNIANVNTTRTTEGGAFRRSRVIFKPRDDGNKYRSPFLPEALQPNVGTGVRVFSIEKDMETATRFVYDPSHPDAIKYGEKAGYVEMPNVNPVTEMVDMMEASRAYEANSTMIQSAKTMFGSALNIIRY is encoded by the coding sequence ATGGGAATATTTTCAATTATCAATACATCAGGAAGCGGTTTAACGGCTCAAAGAACAAGATTGGATGTTATAGCTGATAATATAGCGAATGTTAATACTACAAGAACTACAGAAGGCGGAGCTTTCAGAAGAAGCAGAGTTATATTTAAGCCTAGAGATGACGGCAACAAATATAGAAGCCCATTTTTACCAGAGGCTTTACAGCCTAATGTTGGTACGGGGGTAAGAGTTTTCAGCATAGAAAAAGATATGGAAACTGCCACTAGATTTGTTTATGATCCCTCTCACCCAGACGCTATTAAATACGGCGAAAAGGCAGGTTATGTAGAAATGCCTAATGTTAACCCAGTTACAGAAATGGTTGATATGATGGAGGCTTCAAGAGCTTATGAGGCTAATTCTACTATGATTCAGTCGGCTAAAACTATGTTTGGAAGTGCTTTGAATATAATCAGATATTAA
- the flgB gene encoding flagellar basal body rod protein FlgB translates to MNMFADTTYAKTMTVAKKLLNVYGLRAEVIADNIANVSTPNFKRSDVTFEYQLARALDSEKYDGMEAKRTDSRHFPFHMPMNYQDVAPTLTVDYDTSYRNDKNNVDIDKEMAEEAKNTLRYQMFTQIVNAQYREIRRMIGNA, encoded by the coding sequence ATGAATATGTTTGCTGATACAACTTATGCTAAAACTATGACAGTGGCTAAAAAGCTTTTAAATGTTTACGGGCTTAGAGCGGAAGTTATAGCGGATAATATAGCAAATGTATCTACTCCGAATTTTAAAAGAAGCGATGTAACTTTTGAATATCAGCTTGCAAGAGCTTTAGACAGTGAGAAATATGACGGTATGGAAGCTAAAAGAACAGATTCCAGACATTTTCCTTTTCATATGCCTATGAATTATCAGGACGTTGCACCTACTCTTACAGTAGATTATGATACTAGCTATAGAAATGATAAAAATAATGTTGATATAGATAAAGAAATGGCAGAAGAAGCTAAAAATACTTTGCGTTATCAAATGTTTACTCAAATAGTTAATGCTCAGTACAGAGAAATCAGAAGAATGATAGGTAATGCTTAA
- a CDS encoding methyl-accepting chemotaxis protein, translating into MSKFCSLSFKLPFIIILMAVLMLGFLLSSSIYFANKGITQSTYTGFQNTAEGYANLFDSILDAQIMVSVAYASSSNIRNFLIYKDDAYRRSGLVDLDLFVKRNEYIENIYILDTNGTIVLDRNNTLYGQSITQYRPNLWENLRMGEEYAFSKNLRLSPTTGELTLALGIEVLDFENRLIGYLIMVIQGAVIHQKYFAHVQLGKTGRIITVNDNSIVTMDTDPAEISKEAPSEYTRIIQSGSLEGQFRYEFNNHIRAGYYQKMTVQPWIVAYAMDEDEIYEINKSIVATSIIIGIISVVFMALVVFLFTRSIIKPLKIIVEEAKEIENGNLIMHRRKLNRKDELGELSHSFHNMKYKLIEVIETTLNNADKMSQAANSLAAGNKDLAHKAENTAANLEETASSMQEIASAITMATNNSVKGNEMMNDCKIAIENAAATVSNTVKSMNEVNNDSEKIKDIIKVIEGIAFQTNILALNAAVEAARAGDQGKGFAVVASEVRSLAQNSQTSAKDITELINLVYEKINKANEIVESQEQLFVGIREQIEETANIIKDISSAALEQQSGVDQVNKAVMEMDSITQENAALVEESTASSISLYNDARELQNIVGFFKIEK; encoded by the coding sequence ATGAGCAAATTTTGCAGTTTATCATTCAAATTACCATTTATTATTATTCTTATGGCTGTATTGATGCTCGGATTTTTGTTAAGTAGTTCAATTTATTTTGCAAATAAAGGTATAACTCAAAGTACATATACAGGATTTCAGAATACTGCTGAAGGATATGCTAATTTGTTTGATTCTATATTAGATGCTCAGATTATGGTTTCAGTAGCATATGCAAGCAGTTCAAATATAAGAAATTTTTTAATATATAAAGATGATGCTTACAGAAGATCCGGTTTAGTAGACTTGGATTTATTTGTAAAAAGAAATGAATATATAGAAAATATTTACATACTTGATACTAACGGAACTATTGTTTTAGACAGAAATAATACCCTATACGGACAAAGTATAACGCAGTATAGACCAAATTTATGGGAAAATTTGAGAATGGGAGAAGAGTATGCTTTTTCTAAAAATTTAAGACTATCGCCTACAACAGGTGAGCTTACTCTAGCTTTGGGTATAGAAGTTCTCGATTTTGAAAATAGGCTAATAGGTTATTTGATAATGGTCATACAAGGTGCTGTTATACATCAGAAATATTTTGCTCATGTTCAGCTTGGTAAAACAGGAAGAATAATAACTGTCAACGATAATTCTATAGTTACTATGGATACAGACCCTGCTGAGATAAGTAAAGAAGCTCCTTCAGAATATACTAGAATAATACAAAGCGGATCTTTAGAAGGACAGTTTAGATATGAATTTAATAATCATATAAGAGCAGGATATTATCAGAAAATGACAGTTCAGCCTTGGATAGTAGCATATGCGATGGACGAGGATGAGATTTATGAAATTAATAAATCAATAGTGGCAACAAGTATAATTATAGGTATAATATCTGTTGTTTTTATGGCATTGGTGGTATTTTTATTTACTAGAAGTATTATAAAGCCTTTAAAAATTATAGTTGAAGAAGCTAAGGAGATAGAAAACGGCAATCTTATTATGCACAGAAGAAAACTAAACAGAAAAGATGAACTTGGAGAATTATCGCATTCTTTTCATAATATGAAATATAAGTTAATAGAAGTAATAGAAACTACACTTAATAATGCAGATAAAATGTCTCAGGCTGCTAATAGTCTGGCTGCTGGCAATAAAGATTTGGCACATAAGGCAGAGAATACAGCTGCTAATCTTGAAGAAACTGCTTCTTCTATGCAGGAAATAGCTTCAGCAATAACTATGGCTACGAATAATTCTGTAAAAGGTAATGAGATGATGAATGACTGTAAAATAGCTATAGAAAATGCAGCTGCAACTGTATCAAATACTGTAAAAAGTATGAATGAAGTTAATAATGACAGTGAAAAAATTAAAGATATAATAAAAGTTATAGAAGGTATAGCTTTTCAGACTAATATATTAGCTCTTAATGCAGCAGTTGAAGCAGCACGTGCTGGGGATCAGGGTAAAGGTTTTGCTGTTGTAGCAAGCGAAGTTAGAAGTTTGGCACAAAATAGTCAGACTTCTGCTAAAGATATTACAGAATTAATTAATCTGGTATATGAAAAAATAAATAAAGCTAATGAAATCGTAGAAAGTCAGGAACAATTATTTGTAGGAATAAGAGAACAAATAGAAGAGACGGCAAATATTATAAAAGATATAAGTTCAGCTGCTTTAGAACAGCAGTCTGGTGTAGATCAGGTTAATAAAGCAGTTATGGAAATGGACTCTATTACTCAGGAAAATGCTGCTTTGGTAGAAGAATCAACTGCTTCCTCAATATCTCTTTATAATGATGCTAGAGAACTTCAAAATATTGTTGGATTCTTTAAGATAGAAAAGTAA